The genomic region TGACCCCGTAACGCAGCATGGTGAGCCGTTCAACACCCATACCAAAGGCATACCCGGTATATTTTTCACTGTCGATACCGACGTGCCGGAATACCTCCGGGTGGATCATGCCGCACCCCAGTACTTCCAGCCAACCGGTGTGGCTGCATACACGGCATCCATCACCGCTGCACATTACGCACTCGATATCCACTTCGGCGGAGGGTTCCGTGAAGGGGAAATAGGAGGGACGGAAACGCAGCTTCAATTCGCGTTCGAAGAAGCTGGTGAGGAAGTCGTAGATCACGCCCTTCAGATCTGCGAAGGAGACATCCTCATCCACCAGAAACCCTTCCACCTGATGGAACATCGGCGTGTGGGTCAGATCGGAATCGCAACGATAGACTCGACCCGGGGCGATGATCTTCATCGGCGGCTCACCCTCCTCCATTGTGCGAATCTGCACTGGCGAAGTATGGGTGCGCAGCAGCATATGCGCGTCGAAATAGAAGGTATCGTGCATCGCACGCGCGGGGTGGTGCGCGGGAATATTGAGGGCTTCGAAGTTATGGTAGTCGTCCTCGATCTCGGGTCCCTCCACCACCTCATAACCCGCATGGGCAAACAGAGTCTCGATGCATTCGAGGGTGCGGGTTACCGGGTGCAGTCCACCGCTCTGCAGACCAC from Gammaproteobacteria bacterium (ex Lamellibrachia satsuma) harbors:
- the pheS gene encoding phenylalanine--tRNA ligase subunit alpha — protein: MESPLDIEQLVGEAEAAIVAAAGLAALDEVRVKYLGKSGLLTGQLKKLGTLPKEERPKAGQAINKAKQALQVAIDERKVLLESQALAERLSSERVDVTLPGRGLQSGGLHPVTRTLECIETLFAHAGYEVVEGPEIEDDYHNFEALNIPAHHPARAMHDTFYFDAHMLLRTHTSPVQIRTMEEGEPPMKIIAPGRVYRCDSDLTHTPMFHQVEGFLVDEDVSFADLKGVIYDFLTSFFERELKLRFRPSYFPFTEPSAEVDIECVMCSGDGCRVCSHTGWLEVLGCGMIHPEVFRHVGIDSEKYTGYAFGMGVERLTMLRYGVNDLRLFFENDLRFLKQFA